The proteins below are encoded in one region of Candidatus Obscuribacterales bacterium:
- a CDS encoding DUF3122 domain-containing protein, which yields MLLNTRFPHALRDRWVRAIAVLLMFIMLTLGYGAPAQADVRTHLETPTQMLYQSRQTLRDRDRHTWQAIAFKRVTPHDETLLYLRLVSFPGSVDIDQDQPLILRDTLGQTHQAPTAIDELFTQGRPGNNVGQYRLTAALAALPGDSPQWLVIPTHDGTLVELKAPPIALREWRAIAQCHSFTCSDPAWQQTPDHLP from the coding sequence ATGCTGCTGAATACTCGTTTTCCCCATGCCCTGCGCGATCGATGGGTGAGGGCGATCGCTGTCCTACTGATGTTCATCATGCTGACCCTTGGGTATGGGGCACCAGCTCAGGCTGACGTTCGTACCCATCTGGAAACCCCCACCCAGATGCTCTACCAGTCTCGCCAAACCCTACGGGATCGCGATCGCCATACCTGGCAAGCGATCGCCTTCAAGCGAGTTACCCCCCACGACGAAACCCTTCTCTATCTGAGGCTCGTCAGCTTTCCAGGCAGCGTCGATATTGATCAAGACCAGCCGCTGATCCTACGGGATACTCTTGGGCAAACCCATCAGGCTCCCACCGCCATTGATGAACTGTTTACCCAAGGCCGTCCCGGCAACAATGTCGGACAATATCGACTAACCGCAGCTCTCGCAGCCCTGCCAGGCGATAGTCCCCAGTGGCTGGTGATTCCCACCCATGATGGTACCCTGGTGGAACTGAAAGCGCCGCCCATTGCCCTGCGAGAATGGCGAGCGATCGCCCAATGTCATAGCTTCACCTGTTCGGATCCCGCCTGGCAACAAACGCCCGACCACCTGCCCTAG
- a CDS encoding DUF1818 family protein encodes MDSRTSTRQVKEGDGWRLGWDPASEPFVGLVGGAGWAIEHTREEWQDFCRLVLQLAETLEQMSHELMDGERICCDVESDRLWLEAEGYPHAYELHMILRQGRRAEGTWAPEAVPGLVQASQTLHLF; translated from the coding sequence ATGGACAGCAGGACATCAACGCGACAGGTTAAAGAAGGTGATGGCTGGCGGCTAGGCTGGGATCCAGCATCAGAGCCGTTTGTTGGCCTTGTGGGCGGTGCCGGCTGGGCGATTGAACACACCCGTGAGGAATGGCAGGATTTTTGTCGGCTGGTGCTGCAATTGGCCGAGACCCTTGAGCAGATGAGCCATGAGTTGATGGATGGGGAGCGCATTTGCTGCGATGTAGAGAGCGATCGCCTTTGGTTGGAAGCAGAGGGCTATCCCCATGCCTACGAACTACACATGATTCTGCGGCAAGGACGGCGGGCGGAGGGCACTTGGGCTCCAGAGGCCGTGCCAGGACTGGTACAGGCTAGCCAAACGCTGCATCTGTTCTAA
- the fghA gene encoding S-formylglutathione hydrolase, translating to MTSSPTLVQSHACFGGTVAYYRHASQTCRSEMGFAVFIPPQAAAGPVPVLYYLSGLTCTEDNFTVKAGAQRYAADHGLMLVAPDTSPRNTGIPGEDDDWDLGSGAGFYVDATAEPWSQHYHMYSYVVQELPELIAAQFSIRRDRQGIFGHSMGGHGALVCGLRHPERYRSISALAPIAAPMRCPWGQKVFSHYLGDDPSTWAAYDASELVATMASDRPILIDQGTADPFLEQQQLLPEVFEQACRQAGQPLTLRMQEGYDHGYFFIATFMDDHIRHHAAALCID from the coding sequence ATGACCTCATCTCCCACCCTGGTTCAATCCCATGCCTGCTTCGGCGGCACCGTTGCCTACTATCGCCACGCTTCCCAAACCTGTCGCAGTGAGATGGGGTTTGCGGTTTTTATCCCGCCCCAAGCGGCAGCCGGGCCGGTGCCGGTGCTGTATTATCTGTCAGGGTTGACCTGTACGGAGGATAATTTCACCGTCAAGGCTGGAGCCCAGCGCTATGCGGCTGACCATGGGCTGATGCTGGTGGCTCCCGATACCAGCCCGCGCAATACAGGCATTCCTGGGGAAGATGACGATTGGGATTTGGGCAGTGGGGCTGGATTCTATGTCGATGCGACAGCGGAGCCCTGGAGCCAGCACTATCACATGTATAGCTATGTGGTGCAGGAGTTGCCCGAGCTGATCGCTGCGCAGTTTTCTATCCGCCGCGATCGCCAAGGTATTTTCGGCCATTCCATGGGCGGCCACGGGGCGCTAGTCTGCGGCTTGCGCCATCCTGAGCGCTACCGATCCATCTCGGCCTTGGCCCCAATCGCGGCTCCCATGCGCTGTCCTTGGGGGCAAAAGGTTTTCAGCCATTACCTTGGAGATGATCCATCCACCTGGGCGGCCTACGATGCTAGTGAACTCGTTGCGACCATGGCCAGCGATCGCCCCATTTTGATCGATCAAGGCACCGCTGATCCCTTTTTGGAGCAACAGCAACTCTTGCCCGAGGTGTTTGAGCAGGCCTGTCGGCAAGCTGGGCAACCGTTGACGTTGCGGATGCAGGAGGGCTACGACCACGGCTATTTCTTCATCGCCACGTTTATGGACGACCACATCCGTCACCATGCGGCAGCACTTTGTATTGATTAG
- a CDS encoding HlyD family type I secretion periplasmic adaptor subunit, whose translation MMQSSNSAPPSPQAAQARQTREQFVSPEDYLSYELGKAVQELPPLYTRLLAGSLTLLVFGAIAWAYFSEIDEVAIAPGELIPSMQVRPVRALEGGVISSINVEEGDRVETGDILLEKDPDLNQSEVDRLQQAAELVRQDLARLEAERSGSATTGVPLQDQLLDARLQEFDTRRNAAIAEANRQESTIAEARSRLARLEGNLENAYQFLDNAERREASLRELVGDAIPRFDYLEAIDRLTQAQDQVSSIEREIEGQQQVIIQAESAFQAAQSAIEQITSERRSEILGQLTRRQEELSNIEGQLNLAEIRSGGDAVRAPVAGRVYNIQVTLAEGTVAPGEELLSILPDGDNLWLEVKVMNRDIGFIAEGMRAKVKVATFPFQEFGVIEGEVMRISPNATLDEDLGLVYMAQIRLNQSAVAVRGTLVPLAPGMAATAEIVTRQKSVLTFLLEPITRRFDEAFSVR comes from the coding sequence ATGATGCAATCTTCTAACTCAGCGCCGCCCTCGCCCCAAGCTGCTCAAGCGCGCCAAACCCGTGAGCAGTTTGTGTCGCCAGAGGATTACCTGTCCTACGAATTGGGAAAAGCTGTCCAGGAACTGCCACCGCTCTACACGCGGTTGCTGGCGGGTAGTTTAACATTGCTGGTTTTTGGGGCGATCGCTTGGGCCTATTTCAGCGAAATAGATGAAGTGGCGATCGCTCCCGGTGAGTTAATTCCGTCAATGCAGGTGCGACCCGTGCGGGCCCTGGAAGGCGGTGTGATCAGCAGCATCAACGTCGAAGAGGGCGATCGGGTAGAAACGGGAGATATTTTGCTGGAGAAAGATCCCGATCTCAATCAGTCTGAGGTCGATCGCTTGCAGCAGGCGGCGGAGTTAGTGCGTCAAGACCTAGCCCGTCTAGAGGCAGAACGGAGTGGTAGCGCCACCACGGGGGTGCCGTTGCAGGATCAATTGCTGGACGCGCGTCTGCAGGAATTTGATACCCGCCGTAATGCAGCGATCGCCGAGGCAAACCGTCAGGAATCTACGATTGCCGAAGCGCGATCGCGACTGGCCCGCCTTGAGGGCAATTTGGAGAATGCCTATCAGTTTTTGGACAACGCTGAGCGCCGGGAAGCCAGCCTGCGGGAATTGGTGGGCGATGCTATCCCTCGCTTTGATTATCTGGAAGCCATCGATCGCCTCACCCAAGCCCAGGATCAGGTGTCGTCTATTGAGCGGGAAATTGAGGGACAGCAGCAGGTCATTATCCAGGCAGAGTCTGCGTTTCAGGCTGCCCAAAGTGCGATCGAACAAATTACCTCCGAGCGCCGCAGTGAGATTTTGGGCCAGCTCACCCGCCGTCAGGAGGAATTGTCAAACATTGAGGGCCAGCTCAACCTCGCGGAAATTCGCAGCGGTGGCGATGCGGTACGGGCTCCCGTGGCAGGACGGGTATACAACATTCAAGTCACCCTAGCGGAAGGGACGGTGGCACCGGGGGAAGAACTCCTGTCGATTTTGCCCGATGGGGATAACCTGTGGTTAGAAGTGAAGGTGATGAACCGCGATATTGGCTTTATTGCCGAGGGAATGCGGGCTAAGGTCAAGGTGGCAACGTTTCCGTTCCAGGAATTTGGCGTGATTGAGGGGGAAGTGATGCGCATCAGCCCCAATGCCACGTTGGATGAAGATTTGGGGCTGGTGTATATGGCTCAGATTCGTCTCAATCAATCCGCTGTGGCGGTACGAGGAACCTTGGTGCCCTTAGCGCCAGGGATGGCGGCGACGGCGGAAATTGTTACCCGTCAAAAGTCGGTGCTGACGTTCTTGCTGGAGCCCATTACCCGCCGTTTTGATGAAGCCTTCTCGGTGCGCTAG